The genomic window TATTGAAATGGGAATGGTCATAATCATAATCGGCAAGGTTTTAAATTCTGTCGGATGAAGGCATTTTACTTCCCCACAAAAAATAACACCCCACATGTTGCCCCATCCTGGTGGCTATTTTGGTCCAGCATTCCGGTACTTAAGACGCCCTCTTTTATATTTTCTATTTCCTTCTTAACTTATCTCAAATTTTTACGGttgtttaatttttaaacataTTTAACCTTCAAAAGTAATATATTTATGCTAAATTGGCCCAATTTAAAACTAACACTATAATGCATCATGACCTTCTAGGTTATTAGAGATCCTTCCTTGATTACCACGCCACAATCTCTTATAATTATGCTGCATGAGTCCTTGATAAAGCAAAAATAACATTATTCGATGAGTAGAGTTGCAAGTTTTACCACACAGCTTGGTCGcttgaaatgaaaataaaattatctaaatattatttaataaattacATTTTAATATTACAAAAAATGGATTCATCTGTTTAAAATAAACATATCAAACTTACCACTAATCCCATGTGGAATGTCTATGGCGCTCGTATACATCTAGGTCCTATTTATCATCAGGTCCTTGAATATGATAATAGACTACATACCAAGTCCATCCCTATTGCTCAAGTTGTGTATAGTACTGTCTGAGACAACCCTCTGATAGTACATCAAGTAACACATTGGACAACCTTGCTCGAGATAATGAGAAGCAGCACCATATTGTGGCCCTAGAACATATCCGTATAAAGGTGGATAATGTGTAAAGAGAGTAATCCTCAGGATATGACAATCGAAGGTATATATCTGTATCATAAATAGAAGGAGGTGTtgaatgtatgccctaaaagtcaatcttgaccGACACATTTTATAtttctaagatatgattttatatttattgagcagttacattaccattcatgtttatgtgtctatgaatcatccaagggattaacgagatgatgacacatattctcaaagagttgagaatttgagacatgtgtcaatgatggttaattcctaaattgctcctggtcatagaatcattatggggatggtgattgatccggatagaccagtgcacaaatcgcttcctttggacagatggatctcgaatcTGCAGTATAgaaacactggagcgagagtgcaggtggttattagagaacaactagcactgagcgtgaccaacacgagaagtcacatggatgtctactcactcgttagtgactttctcgatactgcagttatatgactggtcctctgatctgagatggtactactgctcgcagtgaggctgctggagtttgattgacacatcaacatggactcaatgagcccttgtagtgatgttggcgacagttggtccactatagaatggagtgtgcatcaagatgagatctatcgaccctagttgaagaggtcccgactggagggagaccggcagcagcttcggaaggtccggcttcatcatcggacgcttcatccagaagctgagatcgagttcGAGAAACTTCCCGACCACCTTCTCATGGCAAAGCttaaagcctttgataaaggcggcctgaccgaacttgacattcagatccctcatctcagaggaggtcttgaactccactgcttgggcccttgcctccgagactaggatcgggatctgcttcttcagctcgaagacctcggcctctgccttcctttttcctcctccaaggcagcCTTCAGATCTGTCgagatttgttcctccttctgaagcgcctcttggagactcgcgacttcggtGACCTTCTCCATAAgacgggcagcctcagcctggcgaccttcctccgcctgagctgcttccttctttgcattgttcatcgcctcgatgttggcgatgagctggtgtccaatctgcaagagcggccaggaagtcaatatgaaaactaaggaatgaactaagtgaagaagcgaaaagaagaaaaagtaaatcggcctacctcaagaaaggaccccagagagtcccaaacccattgttcaggatcggcatggacgatcctgtggacgacctcgggcagaacgcatccgtcgaccaacctttttattaaatccctattgttgaagggattctcctccggatcctcttcggagccatcggccccctcgatggcaaccCTGCTGCTGCGGATCTTACGGGCcactgtcttcttccttctcctcctttcggcccccggcgcctcctcgggatgagactctggagcggAAACCTCgaccggagggcttcttgaagaagctcggaggactgcgggctcgacgtcggagggggcatcaacggcaacggccgcctgggcaggcacggccgagcttgtctcctctaccctcgccttcttcgccgacctagaagttgcggcgcctttcctcttgtgggtcttgagacccttggctagtatccgagctgcgtctgcgtccatatctgcaatgaaaaaagatcgacacagcttagaaacagaataagagaaaagaggaagcagcgaatgacttgagaaagaaaaaaataccggcagggttaagagggctcaggccgatattaaataaaagttgctccttcagaaggtcggagaggagaggagctgaataagccttaagtttattggaggcttcaaggtcgtcctttcccaagctagaagcccgacggacggagtccctcagggagccccaggggggcaaccccagcatcaaggtcgagcatcggacgtagaagtacctctccttccagttgtggatagaagagggggcacctttcagcaacccctttctaccgaactggggggagaagtaccaccagtcctttgccgaagggtgatgcttaaaggtataaaaatttctaaacaaagaaagagttggccggacttcagctaaacgacagagggaaagaaatcctatcagaaacctaaaggagttcggtgttACAGAAAttagagaaatgtttaaaaagcgaaaaagagcaataacaaaaagTGGAAGTAGAAGTCGAAGCCCGgcgcggaaggcttcctggtataagcaaaagtggccaggaggaggggtgctagcccggtcagttggcccgggaagctcaagctcgtgctctggaggaaccccgtactgaatcctaatcagcgagagttcgtccgagatcatagagctggggatggtgtctggtacaaagaccgaaCAAGGTCTATCTACGGTACTAGGATTCTGGGAGGCTAAAGCtaacgaacttctagaactgctagaggaggaagtattggaagacattttgaatcaaatgaaaactccaaaaaaatcccgaaaaaattagaaaaaataggaaacaaggcacTCGCGGAGAAACCGAACGAGCGAAATGCAGAGGAGAAAcgaaagaacagcaagaaaaagaaagattccgaaactaacctaggctggtccaagAGGTGCAGGAGGGTAGCGagggcgatggaggtcgacctgaagggcgcctaagacTGAGAGGGACGTCGGAGGAGGgcgaagctctcggggaagaagaagggaccgaagaaaaatctcagacaAAGTGAAACAGGAGggagatgggtttaaatagacctcagggtccgacgcaataatgattgcaaatCTCCTTTGACCGACCTACAAccaccgcatgtcccactcgtcgtggcagacggctgacgactgacagaatcgttattgcatcgtacctggggTAATGCTCCaacgaaaattttaaaaaaatcttttcgggttGCCTCgacttgaaaagactccagcaccggcgcaccaaatgccaaaatatctggaaacaatcgagtacggaaatcaagggggcaacttcggctgtaaaaatttctctgtacttcattcgaaatccaaactcgaaagtagggagactggtgttgggtataaaataatcccagccgaagttcgtcagaggccaaccctcctaagactcttccggcttccgaccttaagCGACGTCTTTCAGAACTCCCCCAGCCGTCCGAGCTTCatgccaaccctcccaggactcttccggctttcgaccttgagcggcgtctttctgaactccccgaccgtccgagcttccacagtatcaTCCGAACTcgtccagcagtcgaccttccacagtgtcccccagattcctccaacggacgaactcctaccgtaccctccgggcttctccaataatgagctccttcaatcgtctatcggactgctccaaatactctctgggcttcactatcagccgattttctacagttttcgacttctccgaatctcttccaaacttcctcctgtcacgatcaactttactccgagcttctactggacttcgtcaatgtccggacttctccagcagcaggacttctacaataagcggtctccatccgggcttccacgacaaccagtctctatccgagcttctacagtaagcgaattccatccgagcttctacaataagcgatctccatccgggcttccacggcaaccggtctccatccgagcttttacagtaagcaaatttcatttgagcttctacaataagcggtctccatccgggcttccacggcaaccgatctccctccgagcttctacagtaagcgacatccttccggactcctacaagaaccgaactccgtccaaacttccacagcggatggattccagacgaacttctacaacggacggactccagcagccggatttctacagtgaccaactgtctccggtgtcttccgtacctctccagccatcaaccttcaacagcgccaaccggacttcaaAAGTACcaaccagactcctccagcggacgaacttccacaacacctttcggactcttctattggtcaaccttctatagtgccttccgaattccactatcgatcgaccttctgccgAATTTCTTATGCAACCGGATCTCTCCAGTGGACAAccctcagacaagcttctacatcagataatttcagacggacttccctagcaatcggactccagctggatttctccaacagaaagtttccatccgagcttctacagcagatgacttccgtctgcagcatcaacgcctaaggcacccaacaatagttaacccatcagcaacctcaaaaacatccgagcctcttaaattgctgagacagagagctattccgctccaccagacgtcccaatcgagcttcagctgtCCGATCCGAACTCCTcgataagtcgcgacaacggacaccactccactctgtaacaaactccacgtggccccatcactctccgacaagtcgcaacaacgaacaccactccactctataacaaactccacgtggccccgaacggcccactaccaggtagttacggacgtcactgtcaatcgattacgctcttccgtctataaaagagaccccccagatacgttctcctctaggctctaaacactatctctaaactctgctaaaatcccattcgagtgctctatttctgttgaagcagagtactgacttgagcgtcggaggatcttaccggagcacccccgactccggtttagactttccttgcaggtcccgatagcAGCCGTGAtcctctcaactccagcttctccggtctcgacggaattctgcaccaacaagtacaaatatccaattagaatctttgctctctgctgttcattgtgtcagcttccaaccttctagctcaaatcttagatatcaaccaatTAATCGAAACTGAGTACATAGACTAGCTCATAAACTTAAGTATTGTTCTTAATATTAGAAAATTAAGCAATGTACTCTATCGGGTTATTCTATTGTTATCAatccatccaacccatagtcaacgagctatacttgatgagtggtggACAACgacaattaagataggtgctatacatgagcacatgttcactgccaacgacatattgattcatctacaagtgttgtgagataATTAAAGTCACACAGCGCATgtgatacgtgatgggcagttagtctatgatcgttatttgataatgatcaaggacattaaggagctcaaaagattcgacatgatcatgcataaagaattacttatggatttgatcctgcgatccctgattagtttatataaaTAGTTTGTGGTAAgctaccatataaaagaccatcatggcactttatctgaattggtcaaagtattgataacaaagaaatcttgaaagagttcagaggtaaatacctggagagcctaaagaaataaagacacatcTAGAATAGGCATGTGatgtcaagattgctcaatgttatccttacaatttcttcttctccccgttgagctatggactctagtgtagagtcgatgggaagatagagggctaaggaagtaacccttgaattggctatagggcaatagttgctactgtggccatggaTATCTGTCTTTTGCGATCATCGTTTGAATTTGGTTCTtaaagacagtctctatcatttgcatagtgatgcatttgtgaacttaattgagcaatcagtgaatgccattagatctgagagatccagaattgagataagcttaaagtatatgtggaccctTATGCTAAgtcatattagaaaaaaaatgattgacaaattagagaaatatgaacttttgggctcattgactgttgagtcaaatctagtttgtgtatcatctctttaaaaaaatatgaaccaAGCGACTCTTGTAGGACAAGAGGAAAAGGATCACTAAGATATTTATCCTTgcacacatttgatgtgtgtagtccatgtgatgtgctaaccaaggagttgtctctattttgtatatgagatataaatctaaaatttttgaaaggttcaaaaaatttagaagtagagaaataaatcgaaaattcctaaaggtacttcgatcggatcgaggatgcaataccattgaaaagaatttctcaattgtctcataaaatggcatagtttcatattggactgctcttagtacatcttagctcaacgagataagaagagacataagactatatgagatatggtctgatccataataAACTTCACTGATGTAttcatatttctttagggacatgctttatttctatgaaattgaattctctctaaacctgttcctaccacaccgtatgagatatgagatGGTGAGAACCGAAtcctgattattttgagattcaaagatgtccagtCTGTGTTTAGCACAATacttggatatgttagaggatagatctataaagctcatcctaaaaaaaatttgggatactaccttctgaaaggatcacaatgtgactatgacccgacatgctatcttcttgaaaaaattgtttgaccaagatgaagcagtgggagaaaagttaagctcaaagagtgtctctgaagagcaacgagccttgggaccttaagaacctattcatcatgagccagtagacgtatattcctccatctcgtacacatagtaagatctccaatcctctcaaaaGATACTCGGGTATGCTTAAGCAAAGaatgtagagaaagtcatttctcataggagatggggagcatagagatgatcccagaaccacGAGGCGATGtaagatatcgactccaagaaagggatgtgaaatagcttttctgagaagagatcttctgaagatttctgtatggaatagcctatagattttacttcttgtgataggtgatcacaaagtctataataatcttggttgtttgatcagaaaagaggaattatgattttcaaaaggGTTAGTGAgagtatccaatactgacatcgattaaaatatggttgaatatagattttttcataaaagacatAAATCGAGCGTTCTAaacatctatagtgatagatgcaattggatgcttatattttcacagataaagtacagagactggatgctgaaagagttcagtataaaaattttggagagggatctgctaccctcttgggcatagaaatatgccatataatgtacttgaactgatatattATTACTGTGATTGTCACAAATAATATTAGTTGTATCCAAGCTAAgagcgctggattgctgtgaaaacgaccttaagctcttaagaagaactaaggacatgttcttaatttggagaaggatcaaagctaggagtgggaggatacaccaattcagattttatgtctgatgttgatagtAGAATATCTACGTCATGAGGTGTGTTCCTATTCGATATTTTGAAaagattccaaataatcgatcaatggaagctgagtacactatagatgtgtaggatgcattctagttctaatgttagttgcagaattgattgtcataccatcagatactgtaacactatactgcaaagacaatgggaatatagcccttgctaaggagcctaaatctcaccagatatccaagcacatagaacagcaaaacacgcgactacctcaagtagaaatacatagaggtgcagagagcaaactccacatgcgATGTGGTTGactcactggtaagtcacttagctagcctaagactaaagcctgtcttgtgaagatggagcttggtacatgacaaattagctttagtgcaagtgagaaattgttggatgtatgccctagaagccaatcgtggctgacacattttatatttctaggacatgattttgtacttattgagcagttatattaccattcatatttatgtgtccatgaatcatccaagggattaacaagatgatgacacatcttctcaaagagttgagaatttgagacatatgatattgatggttaattcctaaattgctcctgatcataggatcatcacagggatagtgattgatccgaatagaccAGTGCACGAATCACTTTTCTTGAACAGATGGATCTcgaatctacagtatagagatactggagcgagtgcaggtggttgttagagaacaactagtactgagcgtgaccaacacgaaaagtcacatggatgtctactcactcgttagtaactttctcgatgctgcagttgtataacTGGTCTTCTGATCTGAAATggcactactgctcgtagtgaggctgctgaaatttgactgacacatcaacatagatctcaatgagctcttgtagtggatgttggcgacagttgatccactgcaagagtggggtgtgcatcaagatgggatctatcgatcctaacagaagggagtagtcttatggaatttgaaaagctgagtccttaagtctatggccatagcagtgtgattgatggaaagaattttcatagagtcacatatgaacttaagctgattgaatctatcatattgacgattcatccataacctgccatttggttgggactcacgatagagggactgtatcatatgttaactgcacctagaggttcatcttttattctgctggattgccactacatactgctaggtatcactagtggattgtgagactcatgaggatcatcttgatgatcaatgatccttagtgGGTTGAGTtcgaattgttccaacccattgaaaagagtttcaatgatactatgatagagatcacaatatatctcactaccagacagaatagaacctatgggatcacacacaaaagaggcttctgactaatcagatggttgaattacgattatgaatcgtaacaaaaattaattatcaatttgattgataattaatctaatgcaaatattgcattatataacttactaaagagttagtgagttatagaagattaattagcaataaaattactaattggctcaatttgattgagcaatatggcttgtatcaagtccaatttgattgaatttaatttgactcattatgggtttgatttgatcaaccctataggatTATAGTATAACCCCAAAAAGATCGGAAGATTAGTctcagttgaattaagatttggatttgacccaattcataattagactaggatgtatatattcctaattgaactagaaatATTCATTTTCatggtgcaccaaatcctaatggaattaggattaaaaattgagtttgactcaagcaccaagaaatagtccaattggactaggactcctccaattaggagacatccaatctaaattaattgggtttcaaatcaaatttagattcctatttatttgagtctaatatagtcctaatatgattaggactaATTGATGttttaattgggtttaaaatagCAATTTAAACAAGAATCCCATGTGATTAAATCTCTTCCTTTCCATGTGCAAATAGGAGCCCACGTCACCTTCAATTTGTGCGCCCAAATAAAGCCACGCCAACCAGCAATTAACGCCACTTCTCCTTTTTGTGCGCATAATAAGCTCCATGAAGGCCCTTTTTATCGTGAAAAATTTGGTGTGAAACCTAATGGTTTGGGTGTTACAAATATTGCAAGAGTCCTACTTGAATTGGTTTCTTGATTCCTATATAAATTTGAAGTCCTATCTTCATCTATTTATACCCCACCATATTGGATGGTTTTTAGAGGATTAGCACCAGGTTTTACACGTCCTGGAGGAGAGGATTTAAtatggagaaaagaaaagagagaaggggcGACATCCATGGTTCTTGGCGTGAGGTAGTTATGGTTTGATCTCTTCTTTATTGCaacaaccaagggttggttgttaggacatcttgtTTCCTCTCTCtcgtccatgtttagacatggttgtcttctcttttctttgtccaaaagttagacaaaattattacatttttattgtagagatttcatgcatgaattttaagaaaaaaagagaagaaaggattcttctcatgatctctagcgtagagatcaagatcctcctatatctttttgttctctaagagtgtcttaggagaaaaaaagatttttaacccttaagatgcgatctctgcaaaggagctagcatcccgataagatcaaaaggcttctgatcagatcaaagtctcgtgtggatatccgaaGAGGCCGGACGCTTGTGCAGCTAGaagagaccttcggaagacatccatgatcatctgttcacaTTGAAGATTAATCCATGTCCAGGaatgttttaatttattttttctatttgatttctgtatctgaatcttatctcacatatgatgatcctgtttatggtttgaagatttgatcttatgcatgcttagattaaattaaatttaatctgaaaatttttaaatttcattgcGTACTTGTTTtgtaaaatcatgcatgcatgaaaccataaaaatcCAACAGAATGACCATTATATGCACTCCAACTATCTAATGCACCAATAGATCCTGCTCTGGTAATGATAATGACAAGCTAACTTGCTCAGACTCTAACTTGCTTCTTTATGCTTCCTACTCCATCCA from Elaeis guineensis isolate ETL-2024a chromosome 9, EG11, whole genome shotgun sequence includes these protein-coding regions:
- the LOC140851574 gene encoding uncharacterized protein, coding for MDADAARILAKGLKTHKRKGAATSRSAKKARVEETSSAVPAQAAVAVDAPSDVEPAVLRASSRSPPVEVSAPESHPEEAPGAERRRRKKTVARKIRSSRVAIEGADGSEEDPEENPFNNRDLIKRLVDGCVLPEVVHRIVHADPEQWVWDSLGSFLEIGHQLIANIEAMNNAKKEAAQAEEGRQAEAARLMEKVTEVASLQEALQKEEQISTDLKAALEEEKGRQRPRSSS